CGAGGGGAAACGGGTGGTCGTGGTGGATGATTCCATCGTTCGCGGCACCACCTCCCGCAAGATCATCAATCTCATCCGGCAGGCGGGCGCCCGCGAGGTGCATCTGCGGATCAGTTCCCCCCCCACCACGAATCCCTGCTATTACGGCATCGACACGCCCCGCAAAGAGGAGCTTATCGCCGCCAACAAGTCGGTGGCTGAAATCCAGCGGTATCTGGGGTGCGAATCGCTTTCCTACCTCGCCAACGAACGGATGCTCAATGTGTTCGGCGCGCATGGCGCGGACTTCTGCACCGCCTGTTTCAACGGAGCCTACCCGGTGCCGCTTCCCGGCATGGATATCCGGCAGCCGGGGCTTTTCGAAAGCCTTTCCGGCGCGCCGCGTTAAGCCGCGCGCGCCGCGGGCATTGGGAAATCAAAGGGTAATCTGATATTCTGGCCGTCGGCGTTATGAAACGGAAAAGGGGAGTATCGATGGATCACGACAGCATCAAGAAGATTTATCATAACTATTCCAACGTCTATGATTTCATCTTCAAGCTGATGTTCTATCCGCGCCAGCGGCACGCCATCGAGGGCATGAAGATACGGCCCAATGAAAGCGTGCTCGACGTGGGGGTCGGCACCGGCCTTACCTTGCCGCTGTATCCGCGTGATTGCCAAATAACCGGCATCGATCTTTCCCGGTCGATGCTGCAAAAAGCCGAGCGCAAAAAACAGAAACACCGGCTGGATCATGTGACCCTGATGGAGATGGACGCCTGCGATCTGCGGTTTCCCGATGATAACTTCGATCATGTGCTCGCCACCTTTGTCATCAGCGTGGTGCCGGACCCGGTGAAGGCGGTGGCCGAAATGAAACGGGTCTGCAAGCCGGGTCAGCCGATCGTGCTGGTGAACCACTTCCTGAGCGAGAAGAGGATGCTGGCGCGGGCGGAGGAGCTGCTGGATCCCGTGTGCCGCAAGTTGGGATGGCGCGCCACACTGGCGCTTCCGGATCTGGCCGCGGCCTCGGGGCTGCAGGTCGATTCATGCTTCAGGATGAAGAAGTTCGACCCGTGGTCCATCGTATTCGCCACCAACACGAAGTAATCCGGATTATTCACAGCGATGCTGTTCATAATCCGGAAACCGCCGATCTTTTGAAAATTTTCGCGTTGGCTTGCATTTTTATCGGTCAACATACCGTCAGTATGTTTTCCCCTAAAAATGCCGCGCCGCCGCGTCTTTTCAAAAGCTTGACGGTTTTCCCGCTTTCCGTGAATAAAGCGGGAGTAGCCCGCCGGCTATTCGTGTTTCTGCTGCCGCTGTTGTTTTTCGCCGCCCCCGCGCGCGCGCAGGACCTGCCGTTCAAACCGGGCGAATCGCTGATCTATTCCGCCCGGTGGCTTTTCTTTGATGCCGGGATAATGGAAGCATCCATACCCGAAACGGTGGAGCGGGACGGCCGCCAATATCTGCGGTTCACCCTGCACACCTGGACCACCAATGTTATCGCCAGGATATTTACGATGGACGACAAATTCGAGTCGCTGTGGGATCCGGCGGCCCGTTTGCCCGCGAGCATGAAAGCGGTGATACGCGAAAGCACCACCACCAAGGACAAGCTGCTGGAATTCGACCACTCCCGCGGCACGGCCCTCGTGACGGTGGACGAGAAGCCGCCCGAAACGTTCCGCCTCAACCCCGAAGCGCAGGACTTTTTCAGCGCGTCATATCTTGTCCGCGCCACGCGCCTGAAGCCGAAACAGAAGCTGCTGGTTCCGATTTTTGAGGATAACAAGAATTATCACGCCGACATCTTTGTGATCAAGCGGGAGCGGATACCGGTGCTGGACGGCCAGGTGGATACCGTTATGCTCATCGCCCGGCTGAAATTCGAGGGAGCCTTCACCGGCAGCAACCTGTTATACATCTGGCTCACCGATGACGAGTACCAGATTCCGGTGCGGCTCAGGCTAAACATGGCGTTTGGCGATATCGTTGTGAATCTGGTAAAAGCGGAAGGAGTGGCGCTCCGCGTCATGCGGGACAAAACCAACAGCGGCGCGCTGACGGAGAAGCAATGATCCGCGTGGCGCTGGCGCAGATCAATGCGGTGATGGGGGATTTCGCCCGCAACGCCGCCAAAATCACCGCCGCCATCGAAGCGGCGAAAGGGGAAGGGGCGGCGCTCGTCGTTTTTCCCGAGTTGGCGGTGACCGGCTATCCGCCCGAGGACCTGCTCTTCAAGGATAACTTCATTCATGCGGCGGCGCGGGCGGTGGACGACATCGCCAAAGCGGCGCGCGGCATCTGCGCCGTGGTGGGCTATCCCCGCCGCCACGAGGGGAAGCTTTACAACGCCGCCGCCGCGCTGATGGACGGCCGGGTGGCCGCGGTGGCGCACAAAACCGAATTGCCGAACTACGGCGTATTCGACGAAAAACGGTATTTTGCCTCCGGTGACGGCGGCGCGGTCACGGTTAACGGCGTGCGCATAAGCATCACCATCTGCGAGGATATCTGGGTGGAGGGTTCGCCGGTGGCGGCGCGCTGCGCCCGCGCCGATGTGGGCCTGGTGTTGAATCTTTCATCATCGCCCTACCATCTGGGCAAAACCGAAACGCGCCGCGGCGCGGCCACCGCCTTTGCGAAAAAATGCGGCAAGCCGCTGGTCTATTGCAATCTCGCGGGGGGACAGGACGAACTGGTGTTCGATGGCGGGTCGTTTGTCTGTGGCGCGGACGGCGCGGTGATTGCCGCCGCGCGCGAATTCGCCGAGGATATGCTTATCGCCGATGTGCCGCTGAACGCGGGTGAAGCGGCGGCCAACAAAATCGCGCCGCCGCTGGCCTATCCGGAAAACGTCTGGAACGCGCTCACGCTGGGCACCCGCGACTATGTGGAGAAAAACGGCTTCAAGAACGCGCTGGTAGCCCTCTCCGGCGGCGTCGACAGCGCGCTCACCGCGGCCGTGGCGGCGGCGGCGCTGGGGCGGGAAAGGGTTTGGGGCGTGGCGATGCCCTCCAGATACAGCAGCGAAGGGAGCGTGTCCGACGCCCGCGCGCT
The genomic region above belongs to Nitrospinota bacterium and contains:
- a CDS encoding class I SAM-dependent methyltransferase, producing MKRKRGVSMDHDSIKKIYHNYSNVYDFIFKLMFYPRQRHAIEGMKIRPNESVLDVGVGTGLTLPLYPRDCQITGIDLSRSMLQKAERKKQKHRLDHVTLMEMDACDLRFPDDNFDHVLATFVISVVPDPVKAVAEMKRVCKPGQPIVLVNHFLSEKRMLARAEELLDPVCRKLGWRATLALPDLAAASGLQVDSCFRMKKFDPWSIVFATNTK
- a CDS encoding NAD+ synthase, with translation MIRVALAQINAVMGDFARNAAKITAAIEAAKGEGAALVVFPELAVTGYPPEDLLFKDNFIHAAARAVDDIAKAARGICAVVGYPRRHEGKLYNAAAALMDGRVAAVAHKTELPNYGVFDEKRYFASGDGGAVTVNGVRISITICEDIWVEGSPVAARCARADVGLVLNLSSSPYHLGKTETRRGAATAFAKKCGKPLVYCNLAGGQDELVFDGGSFVCGADGAVIAAAREFAEDMLIADVPLNAGEAAANKIAPPLAYPENVWNALTLGTRDYVEKNGFKNALVALSGGVDSALTAAVAAAALGRERVWGVAMPSRYSSEGSVSDARALARNLGIRFDVIPITDLMDGFDRALGPLFTGTAPGLAEENIQARIRGNLIMALSNKFGSLVLATGNKSEIGVGYCTLYGDMAGGFAVIKDLPKTRVYDLCRWINGRPELPRIPDNTITKPPSAELRPNQLDSDSLPEYGVLDEVLRLYVEEEKSVVEIIALGYDGRDVKRTVSLVDKSEYKRRQTAPGVKLTPKAFGKDRRVPITNRFFIDWVEAKEDSE
- a CDS encoding DUF3108 domain-containing protein; translation: MNKAGVARRLFVFLLPLLFFAAPARAQDLPFKPGESLIYSARWLFFDAGIMEASIPETVERDGRQYLRFTLHTWTTNVIARIFTMDDKFESLWDPAARLPASMKAVIRESTTTKDKLLEFDHSRGTALVTVDEKPPETFRLNPEAQDFFSASYLVRATRLKPKQKLLVPIFEDNKNYHADIFVIKRERIPVLDGQVDTVMLIARLKFEGAFTGSNLLYIWLTDDEYQIPVRLRLNMAFGDIVVNLVKAEGVALRVMRDKTNSGALTEKQ